The Clostridiaceae bacterium genomic sequence TGAGGGAGCTGTTTTGATAAAGCCTAGAAACAGACCACTTGCCACCCCCCCAAGAGCAAATGAAAGTGCAAGTACAAATATTAATAATATTTTAGCTACTGTTGCAATAAATTTAAAAACCAGTGAAAATCTTTTTTTAATTGATTTTTTCGCTGTAGGATCTTTCTTTTTTCTTTTTATTTTTATTCTTTTAAAAATACTTTTTCCTTTAGGACTCATATATTCCTCCTTCAGCAGGACATTAAACAACAATATCCTGACACTAGCGCTTACAAAAAGTAAGCCTTCTATATAAGACTAATTATTAACAATAAAAGTTTCAAAATTACCCATGCTGATATATTTGCTAATAAATCTAATAAATAATTATAACATATAGTTTTTGAATTTCATAATTATAACAAATTTAATAAAGTAGTTTAACAAGACTGTAACAAAAATGTGATATTAATCATAAAATGGATGCGGAGGAGTATTGTAATGATCAGGAACAGTATTATGTACAGACGCCTGTGGTATATCAGAAGGCGTAATGCGAATAAATTAAATATATTGTCCCGCATTATAATAGTAGTATCAATCTTTATTCTATTTGCCGTATATGTAAACAGGCAGCTCTTTCCGCATCTTATTGAGATCTCTGAAAACAAAGTGGAACTAATAGTCAGCAGTGTAGTAAGAGAAACTGTTGAAGGGATCTTCACTTCAGAGGAAAAATTTGATGATTTGATTATCAAGAATAAAGATGATAAAGGCAATATTATTTCAATTGATACAAATGTGGCAAAGCTCAACAGGCTTTCATTACAGGCATCTTCTGAAATACATAATCAATTAGTTAATATGCAAAGTGAAAAGGTATCAATACCTTTTGGTATGCTGCTGGGAAATACAATTTTCTCAAGTTTGGGACCTAAATTGTTTATCAACATTCAACCTTATGGCAGTGTAGAAACTGAATTTAAATCAGAGTATACAATATTGGGTAATAAACAGGCTAAATTTACACTTTATCTGCAAGTTAAGACAAAAGCAGGTATTGAAGCACCTTTTCTGCGAAAGAAATCAGA encodes the following:
- the yunB gene encoding sporulation protein YunB translates to MIRNSIMYRRLWYIRRRNANKLNILSRIIIVVSIFILFAVYVNRQLFPHLIEISENKVELIVSSVVRETVEGIFTSEEKFDDLIIKNKDDKGNIISIDTNVAKLNRLSLQASSEIHNQLVNMQSEKVSIPFGMLLGNTIFSSLGPKLFINIQPYGSVETEFKSEYTILGNKQAKFTLYLQVKTKAGIEAPFLRKKSDIITNIPVIETIIIKEQ